The genomic DNA GTGGCGCAGCTTCACCTTGGCGTCGTCGATGTCGCCGCCGGCCGCCTTCACGAGCCCCGCCCCGACGTGCCTGAGATCCCGCAGCGTGATCGGGGGCAGGTCGGCCCCGTCGCGGATCCGCTCGAACTCGTCGCTGAGCACGTGGGGTTGATCGCGGTCCCGTCCTCGTTCGTGAGGATCTTCCCGGAGTCCGTCCAAAGGGCAGCCCTGCGGCCAGACGGGCATCCCGCTCGGCAAGCTGCCGCTTCCGGTGCTCCCCGCACACCGCGACGGTCCCGGCGTCGGGGGAGACCGGGGCCGCGCTGCCGTCCGTCTTCGGCTCCGACTCGACCGGCGTCCAGCCGTCGACCGTGACCGCCGTGGACACCATCAGGACCCGCGCCTGGCTGTCGAGGTCTTCCCACGCTGCGCCGACGGCTTCGCTGCGGCGCATCGCGTGGTACCTCACCAGCAAGAAGTCCCCAACTCGCAGGATGCCGAACTCATGATCACTGACGTTCGGGCCAGCAGCGGGCCAGCAATCGATCTCCAACTAGCCTAAAACGCAGAAGAGCCCAGGTCATATACGCTCTGACCTGGGCTCCAGCGGTAGGCCGCGTGGGACTCGAACCCACAACCAACGGATTAAAAGTCCGGTGCTCTGCCAATTGAGCTAGCGGCCCGCCCGGCCAGCATAGCCCGGACCCCGGCGTGCCCCCGAGCGGATATCCCCTGGCGGGCGGGGCGCGGCCCCTCCCTGGGGCGGGAGGGGCCGCGGGTGGGCGGCGGTCAGACGTCCGGGTCCGTCCAGGGGCCCCTGATCATGGCCACCTGCTCCCCGGAGAGCGCTCCGGTGTAGGTGCGGACTTCGTCGATCGCGGCGGTCATCGGGTCTGTCCAGCCGGTGGCGGTGCGGGCGCGGCCGAGTTGGAGGCCCGTGGTGGCGGGCCAGGTGGCGGCGTCGGGGAGGGGGAGGTCGGCGGCGAGCATGCCGTCGGTGTAGAGGCGGATGCGGTCGGCGGCGTCGTCGTGGACGACGGCGACGTGCTGGCCCCACGGGTTCGCGTACGCCTCCGTCACGGTGTGCGTCGCGGTCGGGGTGTCGGCATCGGCGACGACGAGTTCCCATGCCCCGGTGTCCACCTCGTAGCGGACCTCGACGGCGTTGGTGTGGTCGCCTGGGAGGGAGAACAGGGTCATGTCCCGGGTGGGCAGGTCGTAGCCGAAGCGGACGTACGCGGCGAGCGAGTAGCCGGCGGTGGTGTCGACGGGCGGGGTGGCCGTGGCGGCGTAGCCGCCGTTGCCGGTGAGTTCGAGGTGGCCGGTCCCGGCGATCGGGTCGGCATCGGTGACGGCCGCGCCGTCGGACAGGGTGAGGGGCCGGCCGCCGGTGTATTCGGGGCTGGTGCCGCCGGAGGCTTCGTCGAGCATCCAGTAGCCCGTGCGCTTGGCCTTACGGGTCGCCAGCGTCGTGGCCTCGTCCGCGACCACGACGCGGTCCCAGACACGGACGTCCGCCAGGCGGCCGCGCCAGTTGCCCGCATGGCCCGCGGCGGTACGTACCCGGCCCAGTTGCAGGTCACCGGCCGCCGCGGCGGCGGTGGCGCCTTCCGCCGTCGCCGCGAGGCGGCCGTCGACGTAGAGGCGGGCGGTCCTGGCCGGGGCGTCGTACACCGCCGTGAGGTGCGCCCACTTGCCGGTCGCCGCCGCGCCGCCCGTCGCCCGGACCGGGTCGGCGGTCCCGTCCGCGACCGCGAGGGACCAGCGGCCGTCGTGGATGCCCAGCGCGAACGACGCGGGTATCGCACCGCCGTCCTGGCTGAGCACGGTCATCCCGTCCCCGGCCGTCGTCTCCGGCCGCGCCCACGCGGCGACGGCGAAGGATTCGGAGGTGTCCGCGATCGCGGTCCGCGGGGTCAGGTAGGCGCCGGGGGTGCCGTCCAGGGCGGCGGCCGTCCCGTACGCGGTGCCCTCCGGACCTGCGGCGCCGAAGGTGACGCCCGTGCCCGCCGTGGCCGCCGCGCTGCCGGTGGTGGGCACCGCCTCACTCGCGCCCGCGGCGTCGCCGAGCGCCCAACTCGCCACCTGCGCCCGGCCCGAGCTGACGCGGATGGTGTAACTCGCGGGCGCTGACGTGACGCCCGCCCTGCTCACGGACTGGACCTCGAAGAAGAACACACCGGACCGCTCGGGGGTCCACGTGATGGTCACCGGCTCGCCGGGGGCGGGGGCGTCGACCAGGCCGGTGTGTGAGCCGTTGATGGTGTAGAGGTACTTGACCGTCTCCTCGGTCGGCGCGTCGAAGGTGAACCGGCCGGGGACGCCGACGCCGTCGGTCCAGCCCTCGGGGTCCGCCGGGTAGTCGGGGGAGGAGATCACGGGCGGCGCGGGCACGGTGGTGTCGTAGACGAACTCGCAGGGGCCTGCGCCTTCTTCCGAGCTCCACGGCCCCCACGCCGTGCCGTCCCAGGCCCGCACCCGCCACTGGACCGGTGTGTCCTCGGGGATGCCCTCCCGCCGCAGATGCCAGAAGAACTCGGCGCCGCTGGGCTCCGACGTCGTGGTCAGCTCGCGCTTCTGCGCCTGCCCGGTCGGGTCCTGCCAGCCCAGCTCGAACTGCGCCACGAGCCTGTCGCCGTCCGGGTCGTGCAGGACCGCGCCGAGCACGGGCGCGCCCTTGACGTACGGCCGGTCGGCCCCCGCGGCGCAGGGTCGGGACCACGTGGTGAGGTCGGCTGTGGCCGGCCGGTCGGGCGCGGCGTTCGCGGCGGCCGCCGCCGTGAGGGGCGTCGCCGCCAGCGCGGCGGACAGTGCCGCGGCGGCGAAGGCGGAACGTAAGAGAGCGTGACGGGCCAAGGTTTCCCTCCTGGGTGAGAACCGACGGGATTTCTCCTGGCGGAGGGTGTGGGGCCCCTCAAGGCATTGCGCTCGCGCAGCCTAACAACCCGCTGTGACAATGCATCTACGCGCAGTTCCGGCAAGAGGGCGCGGACGCGTGCGGGCCCCCTCCCGGGGGAGGGGGCCCGTCGGTGGTGCGGTCAGCCCTTGCGGTTGTTGCGGTCCTGGCGCTTCCAGCGGGGCTTGTCCGTACGGCGGTCGTCCGTGGTGCGGCGGTCGTGGCTGTACGGGCGGCCGTCGCGGTGGTCCCGGCCGGCCGGGCGGTCGCCGCCGAAACGGGAGCGGTCCGCGGACTCGCGGCGCTCGTAGGGGCGGCGGTTGTCGCGGTCGTAGGGGCGGGCGGCGCCGCGGTCGTCGCGGCGGGGGTAGGAGCGGGTGCCGCGGTCGTACGGGCGGGTGCCGCGGTCGTCGCGGCGGGTGTCGCGGCGGTCGTACGAGCGGGGCTCACGGCTGCCGTACGAGCGGTCGTCGCGGCGGTCGTCGCGGCGGTCGTCCCGGCGGTCGTACGACGGGCGCTCGTCGCGGCGGTCGTAGGAGCGCTCGTCGCGGCGGTCGTAGGAGCGCTCGTCGCGGCGGTCGCCGCGGTAGCCGCGGGTCTCCCGCGGCTCGCGGTAGTCCCTGCCGTCGCGGTCGTTGCGCCGGTTGTCCCCCGACCTGTCGAAGTCGCGGAAGCGCTGCTCCCTGCGGTCGGGCCGGGTGCCGGTGCGGTTGTACGGGCGGTCGGTGCGGTCGCCCCGGTCGGTGCGGTCCGTACGGGCCTCGTACGGAGCCTCCTCCGCCCGCAGCTCCGCCGGCGCCTCGTCCTGCGCCACCGGCTCCGCCGGCTGCTCCGGCGTCACGCCCGCGCGCGTCGCCAGGCGGGTCGCCTCCGCGCGCAGGTCCACCGCGTGCTTGCGGGCCCGCTCCAACTGGGCCTCCAACTGCGTCACATCCCGCTCCGCAGCCGTCGCCGCCTGGGCGGCCGAGTCCGCCTGCACCTCGTCGATCGACCGTGCGCCGGTGATCCGCGCCACGTCGGGGTCGAACGCCCCGCGCCCGCTGATGATGTGCCGCGAGGCGTCCACCGCCGCGTCCTCCAGCAGGCGGAAGACCGTGCGGCGCTGGTGCGGCAGCGCGAGGGAGACGACCGTGCCGGACTCGCCCGCGCGGGCCGTGCGGCCGGCGCGGTGCAGGTAGTCCTTGTGGTCGCCGGCCGGGTCGACGTTCAGCACCAGGTCGATGCCGTCGACGTGGATGCCCCGCGCGGCGACGTCCGTCGCCACCAGCGCGTGCACCCGGCCGTCCTTGAAGTCGGCCAGCGTGTGCGTCCGCGCGCCCTGCGTCATGCCGCCGTGCAGCGCGGCGGCGCGCACGCCGGTCTCGCGGAGCTGGTCGGCGACGCGGTCGGCGCCGAGCTGGGTGCGTACGAAGACGATGGTGCGGCCCTTGCGCGCCGCGATGGCGGCCGTGACCGGCGCCTTGTCGCGCGGCTTCACGACGAGCACGTGGTGCGTCATCGTCGTCACCGCGCCCGCCGACGGGTCCACCTCGTGGCTGACCGGGTCGACGAGGTAGCGCTCGACGAGTGTGCCGACGCCCTTGTCCAGCGTCGCGGAGAACAGCATCCGCTGGCCGCCCGGCGGCACCTGGTCGAGCAGCTCGGTGACCTCGGG from Streptomyces sp. CMB-StM0423 includes the following:
- a CDS encoding LamG domain-containing protein, which codes for MARHALLRSAFAAAALSAALAATPLTAAAAANAAPDRPATADLTTWSRPCAAGADRPYVKGAPVLGAVLHDPDGDRLVAQFELGWQDPTGQAQKRELTTTSEPSGAEFFWHLRREGIPEDTPVQWRVRAWDGTAWGPWSSEEGAGPCEFVYDTTVPAPPVISSPDYPADPEGWTDGVGVPGRFTFDAPTEETVKYLYTINGSHTGLVDAPAPGEPVTITWTPERSGVFFFEVQSVSRAGVTSAPASYTIRVSSGRAQVASWALGDAAGASEAVPTTGSAAATAGTGVTFGAAGPEGTAYGTAAALDGTPGAYLTPRTAIADTSESFAVAAWARPETTAGDGMTVLSQDGGAIPASFALGIHDGRWSLAVADGTADPVRATGGAAATGKWAHLTAVYDAPARTARLYVDGRLAATAEGATAAAAAGDLQLGRVRTAAGHAGNWRGRLADVRVWDRVVVADEATTLATRKAKRTGYWMLDEASGGTSPEYTGGRPLTLSDGAAVTDADPIAGTGHLELTGNGGYAATATPPVDTTAGYSLAAYVRFGYDLPTRDMTLFSLPGDHTNAVEVRYEVDTGAWELVVADADTPTATHTVTEAYANPWGQHVAVVHDDAADRIRLYTDGMLAADLPLPDAATWPATTGLQLGRARTATGWTDPMTAAIDEVRTYTGALSGEQVAMIRGPWTDPDV
- a CDS encoding DEAD/DEAH box helicase, coding for MSEIPVLAPALDEAETPEVTEITEATETTEATDTTEATDTTDTTDTTTATDDAPEAAAPTFGDLGLPRGVVAKLADYGVTTPFPIQAATIPDALAGRDVLGRGRTGSGKTLSFGLPLLATLAGGHTDPKRPRGLILTPTRELAMQVADALQPYGDVLRLSMKVVCGGTSMGRQIGALERGVDVLVATPGRLRDIIDRGACSLDRVQITVLDEADQMADLGFLPEVTELLDQVPPGGQRMLFSATLDKGVGTLVERYLVDPVSHEVDPSAGAVTTMTHHVLVVKPRDKAPVTAAIAARKGRTIVFVRTQLGADRVADQLRETGVRAAALHGGMTQGARTHTLADFKDGRVHALVATDVAARGIHVDGIDLVLNVDPAGDHKDYLHRAGRTARAGESGTVVSLALPHQRRTVFRLLEDAAVDASRHIISGRGAFDPDVARITGARSIDEVQADSAAQAATAAERDVTQLEAQLERARKHAVDLRAEATRLATRAGVTPEQPAEPVAQDEAPAELRAEEAPYEARTDRTDRGDRTDRPYNRTGTRPDRREQRFRDFDRSGDNRRNDRDGRDYREPRETRGYRGDRRDERSYDRRDERSYDRRDERPSYDRRDDRRDDRRDDRSYGSREPRSYDRRDTRRDDRGTRPYDRGTRSYPRRDDRGAARPYDRDNRRPYERRESADRSRFGGDRPAGRDHRDGRPYSHDRRTTDDRRTDKPRWKRQDRNNRKG